The Chryseobacterium nakagawai genome has a segment encoding these proteins:
- a CDS encoding type IA DNA topoisomerase: protein MKAIIAEKPSVAREIAQLLNANERKDGYLEGNGYCITWALGHLVSLGMPEDYGIRGFDKASLPIFPDPFLLIPRSIKKQNHKGYQPDPSALKQLKIIQNIINRCESIIVATDAGREGELIFRYIYHHLECNKPFERLWISSLTEKAIQDGFKKLQSGSAFDGLYQAAKARSEADWLVGINATQALSITANQDVYSLGRVQTPTLALICKRFDDHQNFKQKKYFQIQLKHRKEYLDFTSQSTEQWEDKKQAEQILRSIEREGRATVENVSIQTLKEPAPLLFDLTELQKEANRKLGLSADEVLQTAQSLYEKRFITYPRTGSNYIPEDLWAEIPELVRILNTVDQFKPAISTLKFGNFNKRMVNDLKVTDHHGLLITTKIPSAITATEKAIYDMIAYRLLESLSEHCSKQVSHITLKVHHYEFSIKGSKILTKGWRAIKGLLSEHNDNNKNNDSNSNNNKVEKTLIELPEFKIGDELKISQAVLQEKTTQPPKLYSEADLLSAMENAGRSIEDKEAQKAISNIGIGTPATRASIIETLLSRNYINRKSKALVPTEKGIKVYHLVKDQKIANVQMTAEWEMALDKIEKGELSSKRFITDIKDYTTEITKELLLLSIAQENIPELKCPKCKQQNLIIKDKIIKCPDEQCNWLQFRTVCGVQLSIEQITSLINNRKTPLIKNMKAKNGKKFSAYIVLKEDHKTIFEFPDH, encoded by the coding sequence ATGAAAGCCATCATCGCAGAAAAGCCAAGTGTTGCACGAGAGATCGCCCAATTGTTAAATGCCAACGAAAGAAAAGACGGTTACCTGGAGGGCAACGGTTACTGCATAACCTGGGCATTAGGTCATTTGGTGTCATTGGGAATGCCGGAAGATTATGGTATAAGAGGCTTTGACAAAGCCTCTTTACCTATCTTTCCAGATCCATTCCTGTTGATCCCAAGGTCCATCAAAAAGCAAAACCACAAAGGTTACCAGCCTGATCCGTCAGCCCTCAAACAATTAAAGATCATACAAAATATCATCAATAGATGCGAAAGCATTATTGTAGCTACCGATGCGGGAAGGGAAGGAGAGCTGATCTTCAGATACATCTACCACCATCTAGAATGTAACAAACCATTTGAAAGACTGTGGATCAGTTCCCTTACAGAAAAAGCCATACAGGATGGCTTCAAAAAGCTACAGTCCGGTTCAGCATTCGATGGTTTGTATCAGGCAGCCAAAGCCAGAAGCGAAGCCGACTGGCTGGTCGGGATCAATGCCACCCAGGCATTGAGCATTACCGCTAACCAGGATGTTTATTCCTTAGGCAGGGTACAGACCCCGACATTAGCTTTGATCTGCAAAAGATTTGATGACCATCAAAATTTCAAACAGAAGAAATACTTCCAGATCCAGTTAAAGCACCGAAAAGAATACCTGGATTTCACCAGCCAGTCAACTGAACAATGGGAAGACAAAAAACAGGCAGAGCAGATCCTAAGATCCATAGAAAGAGAGGGCAGGGCCACTGTTGAGAATGTCTCAATCCAAACTTTAAAAGAACCAGCACCCCTACTTTTTGACCTGACAGAACTTCAGAAGGAAGCCAACAGAAAATTGGGACTATCAGCCGATGAGGTCTTGCAGACCGCACAGTCACTTTACGAAAAGAGATTCATCACCTATCCAAGAACTGGCAGCAACTATATTCCCGAAGACCTCTGGGCGGAGATCCCGGAGCTGGTCAGAATTCTCAATACGGTCGATCAATTCAAACCTGCCATTTCAACCCTTAAATTCGGGAACTTCAACAAAAGGATGGTGAATGACCTCAAGGTGACCGACCATCACGGACTTCTGATCACTACAAAGATCCCATCAGCGATCACCGCAACGGAGAAAGCCATCTACGATATGATCGCCTATCGTTTACTGGAATCCCTTTCAGAACATTGCTCCAAGCAGGTCAGTCATATTACGCTCAAAGTGCACCACTATGAATTCAGCATCAAAGGATCAAAAATACTGACCAAAGGCTGGCGAGCCATCAAAGGGTTACTCTCAGAACATAACGATAATAACAAAAATAACGACAGCAATTCCAATAACAATAAAGTTGAAAAAACACTCATTGAACTTCCTGAATTCAAGATCGGGGATGAACTTAAAATTTCCCAAGCTGTGCTACAGGAAAAAACAACCCAACCGCCCAAACTGTACAGTGAGGCAGATCTGTTATCGGCGATGGAAAATGCAGGAAGATCGATTGAAGATAAAGAAGCACAGAAAGCCATTTCAAATATCGGGATCGGTACACCTGCCACCAGGGCATCAATCATTGAGACATTGCTCAGCAGAAACTACATCAACCGAAAAAGCAAGGCTCTAGTACCAACCGAAAAAGGAATCAAAGTTTACCATCTTGTCAAAGACCAAAAGATAGCCAATGTGCAAATGACCGCAGAGTGGGAGATGGCATTGGACAAGATCGAAAAAGGCGAGCTCAGCTCAAAACGATTCATCACCGATATCAAAGACTACACAACAGAGATCACCAAAGAACTTTTATTATTATCCATCGCTCAAGAAAACATCCCGGAACTCAAATGCCCAAAATGCAAGCAGCAAAACCTTATCATCAAGGACAAAATCATTAAATGTCCAGATGAGCAATGCAACTGGTTACAGTTCAGAACTGTTTGCGGAGTACAGCTCAGCATAGAGCAGATCACTTCACTCATCAACAACAGAAAAACCCCACTTATCAAAAATATGAAAGCAAAAAACGGAAAAAAGTTCAGTGCCTACATCGTTTTGAAAGAGGATCACAAAACCATCTTTGAATTCCCTGATCACTAA
- a CDS encoding DUF3945 domain-containing protein, with translation MEEKVQNATNETNKIESVSDTLLVLNINTNAVEMVKGIDKEGNLQKFPPEDKKDNDQLIRVDKHGDLFSNFFSNFYRQLKNPSHFNFFKVSEYDAVHTAKDLQQYVDQASPEEKEKLKEYAIQLKNTNPLKNQNTMENNTDNQEYRFQPEQIDWKTMEKFGLNREKLEKMNAMDPLLRGFKTNTLIPITINLGTAVSKMDVRLSLQTADNGEVAVNLHGIRKEPNYNLKFLGHEFTDEDKKNLKESGNMGRVVDLVNPKTDEIIPSVISRDRLTNELVAYRAEYMKIPDEIKGIKLDDHQKQTLLEGKPLYLEGMTSKKGELFDATVQFNADKRYVEFIFNNNQNQQQTQQQSQSTLQNQSKGGEAPRVFRGKELDDAQYDKFKAGQTVYVDGLVDGKGKAYQGYITFNKETSKTDFSFTNPNKLKEKAQTSEDHKTQKAVNSDGKTNEATKNLKEPLDSKQQQPANKQQEAQQKKPVRSKGRKM, from the coding sequence ATGGAAGAGAAGGTACAGAATGCAACCAATGAAACGAATAAGATCGAGTCGGTATCTGACACTTTGCTTGTCCTGAACATCAACACCAATGCGGTCGAGATGGTCAAAGGCATAGACAAGGAAGGAAACCTGCAAAAGTTCCCTCCGGAAGATAAAAAAGACAATGACCAATTGATCCGGGTTGACAAGCACGGCGACCTGTTCTCCAACTTCTTTTCTAATTTCTACCGGCAGCTTAAAAACCCTTCGCATTTCAATTTCTTCAAGGTCTCGGAATATGATGCGGTCCATACCGCGAAAGACCTTCAGCAATATGTTGATCAGGCATCCCCTGAAGAAAAGGAAAAGCTGAAAGAATATGCAATACAATTAAAAAATACAAACCCATTAAAAAATCAGAATACAATGGAAAACAACACAGACAATCAGGAATACCGTTTCCAGCCGGAACAGATCGACTGGAAGACGATGGAAAAATTCGGGCTCAATCGTGAAAAGCTTGAAAAAATGAATGCCATGGATCCTCTGCTCCGGGGATTTAAAACCAATACCTTAATTCCTATCACCATCAATCTGGGAACAGCGGTCAGCAAGATGGATGTCCGTCTATCACTCCAGACCGCAGACAACGGAGAGGTTGCCGTGAATCTGCACGGCATTCGCAAAGAGCCTAACTACAATCTTAAGTTCCTCGGTCACGAGTTCACTGACGAAGACAAGAAAAACCTTAAAGAAAGTGGCAATATGGGAAGGGTCGTCGATCTGGTCAACCCCAAGACCGATGAGATCATCCCATCAGTCATCAGCCGTGACCGACTGACCAATGAATTGGTTGCGTACAGGGCAGAGTATATGAAGATCCCGGATGAGATCAAGGGCATCAAGCTGGATGATCACCAGAAGCAGACCTTACTCGAAGGTAAGCCACTTTATCTGGAAGGAATGACCTCCAAAAAAGGAGAACTGTTTGATGCTACTGTACAGTTCAACGCTGACAAACGCTATGTTGAATTCATTTTCAACAACAACCAGAACCAGCAGCAAACGCAACAGCAGAGTCAATCTACCTTGCAAAATCAATCCAAAGGTGGGGAAGCCCCGAGAGTATTCCGTGGAAAAGAACTGGATGATGCACAGTATGATAAATTCAAAGCAGGGCAGACGGTGTATGTTGACGGACTTGTTGACGGCAAAGGAAAAGCCTACCAAGGCTACATCACCTTCAACAAGGAAACATCTAAAACGGATTTTTCTTTTACCAACCCCAACAAATTGAAAGAAAAAGCCCAAACATCAGAAGACCATAAGACACAGAAAGCGGTCAATTCCGATGGCAAGACGAATGAAGCCACCAAGAATCTCAAAGAGCCTTTAGATTCCAAACAGCAACAGCCTGCCAACAAGCAACAGGAAGCCCAGCAGAAGAAACCCGTCAGATCCAAAGGGCGCAAGATGTAA
- a CDS encoding helix-turn-helix domain-containing protein yields MNTERTEFIAWMERIMERFDILKEQVSSNQSRFIEIDGEVLLDNQDVLQLLKISSRSLQRYRTDKKLPYYTISGKLYYKLSDVHQLIRECLST; encoded by the coding sequence ATGAATACCGAAAGAACAGAATTTATAGCATGGATGGAAAGAATCATGGAACGATTTGACATCCTTAAAGAACAAGTGTCATCTAACCAGTCCAGATTCATAGAGATCGACGGCGAGGTACTGTTGGACAATCAGGACGTATTACAACTCTTAAAGATCAGTTCAAGATCCCTGCAACGCTACCGCACTGACAAGAAGCTGCCATACTACACCATTAGTGGAAAGCTTTATTACAAGCTGTCCGATGTCCATCAGCTCATCAGAGAATGTTTAAGTACATAA
- a CDS encoding hypervirulence associated TUDOR domain-containing protein has translation MLKKGDKVKWKFRYGETHGIITTIHTSDFIFINRQRRASQDSPQYEVMSEKTGKSAVHKASALKKI, from the coding sequence ATGTTGAAAAAAGGAGATAAGGTCAAATGGAAATTTCGTTATGGAGAGACCCATGGAATCATCACAACAATTCATACCAGCGATTTTATTTTTATAAACAGGCAGAGAAGAGCTTCTCAAGACAGCCCGCAATATGAGGTGATGAGCGAAAAGACCGGTAAAAGTGCTGTCCACAAAGCTTCAGCTTTAAAGAAAATATAA
- the xth gene encoding exodeoxyribonuclease III → MKIATYNVNGINSRLPVLLKWLKNAKPDIVCLQELKAPQEKFPIAEINQAGYQAIWHGQKQWNGIAILSRGFDMTEVQRSLPGNADDIQSRYLEVIIDQIVICCLYLPNGNPFPGPNFEYKMEWIKRLKKRTKQFIDMNLPAILIGDFNIIPTEKDVYKPERWKDDALFQPEVRQVYSQFLKNGWTDSIRTLFQDETIYTFWDYLYKAYDRNAGIRLDHILLSPYLKSSLLRGGIDKEVRGWEKSSDHAPVWIELDRT, encoded by the coding sequence ATGAAAATAGCAACATACAATGTGAACGGCATCAACAGTCGCCTGCCTGTCCTCCTTAAGTGGCTGAAAAATGCAAAGCCAGATATCGTATGCCTTCAGGAATTGAAGGCGCCGCAGGAAAAATTCCCTATTGCTGAAATTAACCAAGCCGGCTATCAGGCGATATGGCATGGACAAAAGCAATGGAATGGAATAGCAATCCTATCTAGAGGTTTTGACATGACAGAAGTCCAGCGTTCACTGCCTGGTAATGCAGATGATATTCAAAGCCGCTATCTTGAAGTGATTATTGACCAGATCGTGATCTGCTGTCTCTACTTACCGAATGGAAATCCTTTTCCAGGGCCAAATTTTGAATACAAAATGGAATGGATCAAGCGTCTAAAAAAAAGAACAAAACAATTTATCGATATGAATCTGCCTGCCATATTGATAGGCGATTTTAATATTATTCCGACTGAAAAAGATGTTTATAAACCTGAAAGATGGAAAGATGATGCACTTTTTCAACCAGAAGTCAGACAAGTTTACAGCCAGTTTCTGAAAAATGGATGGACAGATTCTATCCGTACCTTATTTCAAGATGAAACGATCTATACATTTTGGGACTATCTATACAAAGCGTACGACAGAAATGCGGGAATCAGATTAGACCATATTTTATTAAGCCCATATTTGAAATCAAGCCTGCTCAGAGGGGGTATCGACAAGGAAGTCCGCGGCTGGGAAAAAAGCAGTGACCATGCACCTGTCTGGATCGAACTCGACAGAACATAA